Proteins encoded in a region of the Nocardia asteroides genome:
- a CDS encoding conjugal transfer protein TraG N-terminal domain-containing protein, whose translation MVRRLVTIFAVIFTVMIATPTVAYGQTYGFDETCNEIHDTLDNVGLPGISLGDAASAACKAGNAASHPGQAAEAVKDKAWDSTFGKVVDSLMNGLGQAIILALTFWMKVPNEAVSDSGSLFTKINDYTYQAQILLLIASVILSGARLAEARRGATMNEAAESFRMFTRVVFSSWMLGAVIVAGTQASDRFAEWIISDSTNGNAKDLAELMVKTSKLQAFSPGLVLIIAIVGLLGALAQIVLAIVRQGLLVIAAGVLPLAAAASGMNVGKQSYQKLIGWIIAFMLWKPVAAIVYMIAFTTAGHVDSLTPTGGLPDGEQAQRMLVAIVLLCSVAFVLPALMRLVTPAVAIVGSGGSGFTAAGGTLVGVAALGAMGTKAVGVKGAAAAGAPGYVGGSGTGPRPGGPAGPRGGGAPRPTPPRGGGGGQGGAAPRASGPAGAAGVASGAARAAGRIGAARAASGGLSRADQAMGDVAGDRWTNRSPDLGRSTIPR comes from the coding sequence ATGGTGAGGCGCCTAGTCACGATATTCGCGGTCATCTTCACGGTGATGATCGCGACGCCGACCGTGGCCTACGGCCAGACCTACGGTTTCGACGAGACGTGCAACGAGATTCATGACACGCTCGACAACGTCGGACTGCCCGGCATTTCTCTCGGTGACGCCGCGTCCGCCGCGTGCAAGGCGGGCAATGCCGCCTCGCATCCCGGCCAGGCCGCCGAGGCGGTGAAGGACAAGGCCTGGGACTCGACCTTCGGCAAGGTGGTCGATTCGCTGATGAACGGTCTCGGCCAGGCCATCATCCTGGCGTTGACCTTCTGGATGAAGGTGCCCAACGAGGCGGTCAGCGACTCCGGCTCACTGTTCACGAAGATCAACGACTACACCTATCAAGCGCAGATCCTGCTGTTGATAGCGTCGGTGATCCTCTCCGGCGCGCGATTGGCCGAAGCCAGACGCGGGGCCACGATGAACGAGGCGGCCGAATCGTTCCGGATGTTCACCCGCGTCGTGTTCAGCTCCTGGATGCTGGGCGCGGTGATCGTGGCGGGCACGCAGGCGTCGGATCGTTTCGCGGAGTGGATCATCAGCGACTCGACCAACGGCAACGCCAAGGACCTCGCCGAGCTGATGGTGAAAACCAGCAAGCTGCAAGCTTTTTCACCGGGCCTGGTGCTGATCATCGCGATCGTCGGCCTGCTCGGCGCCCTCGCGCAGATCGTGCTCGCCATCGTCCGGCAAGGTCTGCTGGTGATCGCAGCGGGCGTGTTGCCGCTGGCGGCGGCGGCCTCCGGCATGAACGTCGGCAAGCAGTCCTATCAGAAGCTCATCGGCTGGATCATCGCCTTCATGCTGTGGAAACCGGTGGCGGCGATCGTCTACATGATCGCGTTCACCACCGCGGGCCACGTCGACTCGCTCACCCCGACCGGCGGTCTGCCCGACGGTGAGCAGGCCCAGCGCATGCTGGTCGCGATCGTGCTGCTGTGCAGCGTGGCGTTCGTGCTGCCCGCGCTCATGCGACTGGTCACTCCGGCCGTCGCGATCGTCGGCAGCGGCGGTTCGGGTTTCACCGCGGCGGGCGGCACCCTGGTCGGTGTGGCGGCCCTGGGCGCGATGGGCACCAAGGCGGTCGGCGTCAAGGGCGCCGCGGCGGCGGGCGCGCCCGGCTACGTGGGCGGCAGCGGCACCGGGCCCCGGCCCGGCGGTCCGGCCGGACCGCGTGGCGGCGGCGCACCGCGGCCGACCCCGCCACGAGGTGGCGGCGGTGGTCAGGGTGGTGCGGCACCGCGCGCCTCCGGACCAGCGGGCGCGGCGGGAGTAGCGTCCGGAGCGGCCAGGGCGGCCGGCCGGATCGGCGCGGCGCGCGCCGCGAGCGGCGGCCTGAGCCGGGCCGACCAAGCCATGGGTGACGTCGCGGGCGATCGCTGGACGAACCGTTCACCCGACCTCGGGAGGAGCACCATTCCGCGATGA
- a CDS encoding cutinase family protein yields MLVALAVAVATAGVATAEPSNPAGPSTNLRIATCPALYALGIQGTGESSPDAAPTTDTGMLSTVFRPMMAKAPETGLVDRAYVPYESGFGGATAGGVVPYSESVAGGLTRLRNMAETVAATCPDSRFAVVGYSQGAHVASVFAQEIGQGHGVLPAEKVAAVALFGDPTRNPGAPLFPGAPGKATPDPAPGTSGDRLESIAALPQAPATGGGIGPERDKAANFGALTGRVASFCAAGDLACDAPDGAPILKAVANVAGQSKLSGGDPIASLVSIAQALAFTSIKTATRVVAEDIQGNSLATLAISPQKSISQRLADASDPRTPLNLPGALQALLKVGMIGLNSVITVVRSVLAPANISELATAGLANPPAALLSLGAKLLGAIPQLIPPTTGVRLVTQAFDAVVQNITDNSELLNTTTWVRYWDTVQRHTAYTSATVSANGDAPTQFVADWFAAVARDIADAFGSEIQPRGVLEKQPTGFFGDGSGASPTPSSSGTGQFPFGTGADGASSGGVTSIPPTDRPGTPNAYPFSTN; encoded by the coding sequence ATGCTGGTCGCACTCGCCGTGGCTGTGGCGACCGCCGGTGTCGCCACGGCGGAGCCGTCGAATCCGGCGGGCCCCTCCACGAATCTCCGCATCGCGACATGTCCGGCGTTGTACGCCTTGGGAATTCAGGGCACCGGTGAATCGTCGCCCGACGCCGCGCCCACCACCGACACCGGCATGCTCTCCACGGTCTTCCGGCCGATGATGGCGAAAGCTCCCGAGACCGGCTTGGTCGACCGTGCCTATGTGCCATACGAATCCGGCTTCGGCGGTGCGACAGCCGGTGGCGTGGTGCCCTACTCGGAGTCAGTGGCCGGTGGCCTCACTCGTTTGCGGAACATGGCCGAGACCGTCGCCGCCACCTGCCCGGACAGCCGCTTCGCGGTGGTCGGTTATTCGCAGGGCGCGCATGTCGCCTCGGTGTTCGCGCAGGAGATCGGCCAGGGCCATGGCGTGCTGCCCGCCGAGAAGGTGGCCGCCGTCGCGCTGTTCGGCGACCCCACCCGAAATCCCGGCGCACCGCTGTTTCCCGGCGCGCCGGGCAAAGCGACCCCGGACCCCGCGCCAGGCACCTCGGGTGACCGGCTGGAATCCATCGCCGCCCTGCCGCAGGCGCCCGCCACCGGCGGTGGCATCGGCCCGGAACGCGACAAGGCCGCCAACTTCGGGGCGCTCACCGGCCGGGTGGCGAGTTTCTGCGCGGCGGGCGATCTCGCCTGCGACGCCCCGGACGGCGCGCCCATCCTGAAGGCGGTCGCCAACGTGGCAGGCCAGTCCAAGCTCAGTGGCGGCGACCCGATCGCGTCGCTGGTGTCGATCGCACAGGCGCTGGCGTTCACCTCGATCAAGACCGCGACTCGGGTGGTCGCCGAGGATATTCAAGGCAATTCACTGGCCACCCTGGCGATATCGCCGCAGAAGTCGATCTCGCAGCGCCTCGCCGACGCCTCCGACCCGCGCACGCCGCTGAATCTGCCCGGCGCGCTGCAGGCACTGCTCAAGGTCGGCATGATCGGCTTGAACTCCGTGATCACCGTGGTTCGGTCGGTGCTCGCCCCGGCGAACATCTCCGAGCTGGCCACCGCTGGCCTGGCGAACCCGCCCGCCGCACTGCTGTCGCTGGGCGCCAAGTTGCTCGGCGCCATTCCCCAGCTGATTCCGCCGACCACCGGGGTGCGGCTGGTCACCCAAGCGTTCGACGCGGTGGTGCAGAACATCACCGACAACAGTGAACTGCTGAATACGACCACCTGGGTGCGCTACTGGGACACCGTGCAGCGCCACACCGCCTACACCAGCGCGACCGTTTCGGCGAACGGTGACGCTCCCACGCAGTTCGTCGCCGACTGGTTCGCGGCCGTCGCCCGCGACATCGCCGACGCCTTCGGCAGCGAGATCCAGCCGCGGGGAGTGCTCGAGAAGCAGCCGACGGGATTCTTCGGAGACGGCTCCGGCGCGTCTCCCACGCCGAGTTCGTCCGGTACGGGACAATTTCCGTTCGGGACAGGAGCCGATGGCGCCTCATCCGGCGGCGTGACATCGATTCCGCCCACCGACCGACCCGGCACACCCAACGCCTACCCGTTCTCCACGAACTGA